One Platichthys flesus chromosome 14, fPlaFle2.1, whole genome shotgun sequence genomic region harbors:
- the dusp28 gene encoding dual specificity phosphatase 28: MLQLCKVTKTLFISDARAACSEELLQQEAVTLCINVSKQQPFPSTSVTKLQVPVYDDPNEDLYSHFDRCADAIQKETNRGGRSVVYCKNGRSRSATICIAYLMKHRRLNLTEALQKVKTSRHVIDPNPGFMSQLHRYEHDLRKRRGET, encoded by the exons ATGCTGCAGCTGTGTAAAGTCACTAAAACTCTGTTCATCAGTGATGCTCGTGCTGCCTGCAGCGaggagctcctccagcaggaggcgGTGACGCTCTGCATCAACGTGTCCAAGCAGCAGCCGTTTCCCTCCACTAGCGTCACCAAGCTGCAGGTGCCTGTGTACGATGACCCCAACGAGGACCTGTATAGCCACTTCGACCGATGTGCAGACGCCATCCAGAAGGAGACGAACCGTGGAGGACGCAGCGTCGTCTACTGCAAGAACGGACGCAGCCGGTCGGCCACCATCTGCATCGCCTACCTGATGAAGCACCGCCGGCTGAACCTGACGGAGGCCTTACAG AAGGTGAAGACGTCTCGTCACGTGATTGATCCGAACCCCGGCTTCATGTCTCAGCTGCACAGATATGAACATGATCTGCGTAAAAGACGAGGAGAGACCTGA